One Mya arenaria isolate MELC-2E11 chromosome 7, ASM2691426v1 genomic window carries:
- the LOC128241706 gene encoding complement C1q tumor necrosis factor-related protein 3-like, which yields MPARTMLVLTFTLMTLTRSCLGLLEEANQQTVDSLALDVQQLMERVERLENERNTGAVAFTAYLSNTLATVGPHQHIVFDNVITNVGGGYNALQGHFTAPIRGVYVFHVVITDTPTHAASVQLLHNGKWIGHVLADDVGNAYQTSSTVASVQLEKGDQVWVQNEYAFSGTESIDGGSWSSFVGYLVKAN from the exons ATGCCAGCAAGGACGATGCTTGTTTTGACGTTTACGTTGATGACGTTAACGCGGTCGTGTCTTGGACTGCTGGAGGAAGCTAACCAGCAGACGGTGGATAGCCTCGCGTTGGACGTTCAACAACTGATGGAGCGTGTTGAGAGGCTGGAAAATGAAC GAAACACTGGAGCGGTGGCGTTTACAGCATACCTGTCAAATACCTTGGCCACAGTCGGGCCGCATCAACACATCGTTTTCGATAACGTCATTACGAACGTTGGCGGCGGTTACAACGCACTCCAGGGACATTTCACGGCGCCGATCCGGGGTGTGTATGTCTTCCACGTGGTTATTACCGATACTCCCACCCACGCTGCGAGTGTTCAACTGCTTCACAACGGCAAGTGGATTGGGCACGTCCTTGCTGATGACGTAGGCAATGCGTACCAAACTTCGTCTACCGTTGCCAGCGTCCAGTTAGAAAAGGGCGATCAAGTCTGGGTGCAAAATGAATACGCGTTCTCGGGCACGGAATCCATTGACGGGGGGAGCTGGTCCTCGTTTGTGGGTTACCTGGTTAAAGCGAATTGA